The sequence AGGAGTGTGCCAACTGCACGTGTCATGTGAATTTCTCAATGTTTCAGTCAGTGATATGCTTATTGGTTGGGTTCGTATCATTTTCAGAAAATGACTGACATATTTACTTTGCAATCATAGATTTTGTGATGCTCCTTTTTGGACGCTTTGCGCTCGTGTAGCTGCTAAGGCACAAGAAAAGAGGTTGGAGTTGTTGTACATTCAGTGTAATCCTAAAAATTGGAAACCTCATTTTTTCACTTAAGTTGTTTCCCATGTTGATGTAGTAATTCTACTCTCTTGTTTCGGATCTGAATATTTGTTTTTTTTCAGATTTGTCTGGTTGTTGTCTCATTGTAATGTATATCCGTTGTTTTTACATGTTTCTTGGGCAGCAAACGGAGAGGAATTGCGAATTGGCAGGTGCTGCCTCCACCTGGTAACGGTGGGCTGAAATACTATGGTTGTGAGCAGTAAATTCGACCAAATCATCTGCTCCTCAAAAGCCATCTGCGCCTCGACCGGACGGTGACATAGGTGATCCACAGGTATGTGTCGGTGTCATTATACTAGAGACGGCAATGAAATGTCAATTTCGATGTGATTAGGGAGTGTAGAGAATGAAACATGAATGTCTCATTCTATCTATGAATCACCCCTGCACTTTGAATCACTTATGTCATTATTAGCAATCACATAatatttttcttttgttttagATTTATAGAAACAAGTGACTACATAGCTGCACAGTCTCTCGTCGCTTCCTCAAAATAAAAATTTGTGAGTGGTGCTACACTATTCTGCATTTTAATTGTTGAATATTCACCTTCCGCTGGCAAAAATAGAGTGTAACCATAGATTTGATGAAAAATAGGGGAGCAATTTACTACACCCAATGGTGGTCTGCAATCTATTAATTTGCTCTTTTGAATTTAGTTCATTTAATTCTCTGAATCAAACCAAAACAAGGGCTAGGAGCTGTAGTCCAGGTTCTTGGTTCGTGATTGATTAACATAAAATCAATGTTGAAGACAAGGTGACCCAAAAGCGTACAACCTTGTTTTGTTCCTGGGATTTGGGGGATTTAGAAGTTTGTCTTTTAATAATAAAATGTGAGTCATTTTCTATGTGCACAAGCTCTGATGAGTTTAAATGTTTTCTATGGATTGCCACCAGGAGGTcctcaagagcatcaacctcgacTACTATGCTTGCTGGCCACTGAAAACCCCGGCACCTAGCCGAGCCTGTCGGAGTTGGAGGTTTCTCGAATCCTGAAGCCACAGCCTGCGATAGTAGATCACCTGCAATTTCGACTGTACGTCTTTCCCCCATCCCTTGGCTGCATTTCGATTTGGATCCGCTGATGGTGTGTCCCTGCTGCTTACCCTTTCGTGCATTTTTGTGATGTGATTTGGATCCTCTGATGGGCGCATAACTACTGCTTACCCTTTCGGTGCTCCTGTGCGAGCAATGCTTATCCCAAGTGAATCGCTGCATTTATGTACTACAGAAGATGATACAAGCAAATCATTAGTGAACACTAGCAAAGAAGAAATAGATTCTGGAGGAACATTAGCCTTGGTTTCAAGATACCCAAGGAAGCCATTAAAGGTCAGTATCTCTTTTCTTGTCTAGCCAAGTAGTTGGTGTTTCTGTTAGCTTGTTAGTCCATATGAAGCTATGAAGACCCCACAACACACATATAGTACAGGACTGTTTTGAAATGATAATATTACTAACTTAGTTGTGCAGCTGATCAGTGAGCTCTAAGCTCTCATCTTGCTCTTGTTTCCTCTCTGTGGTGACAAAAGTCTTGTCTGGTATTTGATTCATACGATGCTGCATTGTGTGATGGTTGCTTGATTTTTGCACTAGGGAGTTTTGGTGCTCTGTAGGGGTTGGTACTTATTACAGTGTTGTGCCTTTTCTCAAAACTGATTTGTACCATGTGAGTTCGTTTTCCATTCTATACAGTTGATGATTTCCCTTGAGAACCTTGTTATCTTCTCATCATGATTAGGCGATCTGATCCCTATTTCGTTCTTGTGGTCCTTGTTTCATCACGTGCAATGATTTTTTTTCATGTAGGTATAAGCAATTTTCTGCATGATCTAGGTAAAAATTGAGTTTGTCCATTTTGGCTCAGAACAACGCGCCAACTTGCAGATGTTCTTAGGCTCAAAGATATATTATGCATTAATGTATTGCAGATAAAGGCCAATTTGATGCATGATCTAGGTAAAAATTAAGTCTGTCCATTTTTTGCTCACAACAACATGCCAACTTCTAGATTTTCTTAGTCCCAAAGATTTATTATGTATAAAGTGTATTGTAGTTGTTGATCAAGTGATTGTTTTATGTCTGTTTTATATGCAAAAAAAGTATAATCAAGTTATGTGTTTAAAAATGAAAACAAATACTTTCGGCTCTATATTTTGTGATTACACAGGTTTGTAGAAAGTCACTTGGAAAAAGTGATCAAACTATATTGTTTATTTGTTTCTGTATTTTCATGTCTAAATGTATTATCTTTCAGGAGATATACTTGGAGCATCAGAATTATAAGTGCATCTACAAGAGCAATTACAACAATTCTCCATCAGGTTGTTCAACAATGAGCAATACAGCCTCCCACCTTGGTCGATTAGCATCCTTTCTCACCTTGGTCGATTAGCATCCTTTCTGACTGAAATAATGTTATTTTTAATGGTGCCACAATAAGTTTCACTTATGCTTATTTTTAGTATGACACATTCTCCTCTTATTGCATTTGTCCCCTTTTGATGACCTGGTTTACCTGATTATAATTGTTTGTCCCTGGCGCCTTGCAGGTTGGTGTTTAGAAATCTCATATGCAAATGTGGGAAGACGATGCCTCATCAATGACGAGTAGGTTGAATCTCTCCTAGCGGCACCATTGCTCACCACAACTGGTTTGCTTGAGCAACTTAATGTCACTCTCAAGAGGGACCACCCTTCGACTGACACCTTGAAGCACCACATAAGCTTTAGAAAGTTGGAATTGTACTCCGTATACATAAATTaccatgatattatatgttcctgTAATTCTATGTTGATTCTTTAGAAATAATATATACGATATTGTAATGTTTGTTCGACATCAGTTGATTTTATTTGAGTTGAcatatttataataatattatatatttatattgTCACACAGATTTTACATATCATATTGATATTTGTTATTTCATATCTATGTTTTACACTATTTTTTAACTTCTGTGGCAAGTATGAATAATTGAAAGATTAATATATGCCTGATTGgatgccgttgcaacgcacgggcacctacctatATCACACAAATTTGCCCTTTGAGCTTGGCCAACAATGCCTGGATCTCCCTATTCATATCATGTGTTGTATCCTTAGCCTGGAAAACATGGACAACATTTTTCCAAGTGATCCAACTGTGCCCTGGGTCCTTCTTGATCCCAACATTCTTCATCTCCTTTCTCACATCGGTTGCTTCTGCCCACCTGGGACAATTAAAAACTTACATTAAATCTGAAGCACAATTTATGAGTGAGTGCAGCTTGTTTGAAAAGAAGGGTATTTAAGTTACTTTACCTGCCAGCAGATGCAAGCATGTTTGAGAGCAAAACATGATTGCCTGAATCCTGAGGATCAAGTTCAAACAACTTCTCAACAGCAATCCTTCCTAGCTCTGTCTTCCCATGCATCTTGCACCCCCAAGTAGTGCTCCCCAGACAGAAATGGAAGGTCTCATTGGCATCCCCTGTATGATCTCATAAGCTCGCTCTTCCATTCCTGCACGGCAAAGCAAGTCCACCACACAAGCATAAGGCTCAATTCTTGGTTCAATCCCAAACCTCCACTTCATTGTCTGGAACAACTCATACCCTTCCTTTGTCAAACCTCCTCTGCTGCATGTGGTAGTCCTCTAAGTCAATCGATACCAAGGAGTGTTAATACTATATTTGTGTTGGTGTGGATAGGCAGCTAGACACTACGCGAATTAGTTCAATCACTAAATACCATGGTGTACAATTAACTAAACATATAGGCTAAGCATCAGAAGCTCGACCACAAAGACAGTTGAGCGCCCCTTTGACTGCTAGCCAAGCATACCAAAAATATTTCATGCATGTCTCGATCGATTCGGTTGGTCACAACATTCAGTTCTTTGGCATCCCACATTCAGAATTGTTCGTTTAAGTAGCACAAAAGAACTCTGCCTTGTTTTTGAAAGCATCAGTTGTACAAGTTAAGAGAAGAAAAAACTACTAGTTCATCACGATTGACTACTACAACAAAGCAGGAGGAGCAAAATGCATTGCAATCTGAGCTGAGCACATTGGAAAACACAATTAAGAATATCAAAGATGATGTCTCACGAGCAAAAAGCAGAGCGCAAAATGCAGAAATAAGGTGTATGGAGCTAACTGTACCTAATATAGAGCTTAATGGGGAACTAAATGCCCTTAAAAGCGAGAAGTCAGATAAGGCCAGTCTTTTGGAGAAGAAACTTACAGAGTCAAATACCCAATTAGAGCATGGAAAGGCAGCGGTTGATGCCATTGTTGAACAGTAAGGTATGTTGAAATGTACGATGTCTGATATGGAACATATTATTGAAGATCTGAAGGCAGCGGTTGATTGCTATTCCAAGTCTTCATCATACTCCCCATCAGACAAGTCACCGTCCTAGTAGGCACTGACGTCGGCTGGGTAGCGAAGGATCCCACCAATCCCACCGAATCCCCGACAGAACTGTGAACCTTCCTGTGACTTGTTGGTGACGAACTCCAGCGTGCAGTCGAACTGGTGGTAGTTCTCCACGAACCACTCCAGCAGCTGCGTGTTGTCAATGACCTCCAGATCTCCGAATGTCGCCTCGTCAGTGAAGTTGCTCTGGTCAACCTCCTGAGCTGGGTTCAGGTACTTCACGACTGTCTCTCCTGTGACACTGTTCTTGAGCTCATAACGCCTGACATCAAGGTTTTCCCACACGATCAGGATCTCTACCGCGCCCATTTCCAGGGTTGTGATGGTGTCCTGGATGCCAAGGACGTACTTCCCTGTGCCTCAAATCAGAAACTGGAATTCCACAATTTAACATTACTGTTTAATTGGTCATTGATTCATTGGCATGTAAGATATGCAATTAGCAGAAGGGGAGAAGTACTATCCAAACTCAAATAAAAGCACTCGATTGTACGTCATGGCGAAAAAATACAGACAGAGTGACTGTTGTTTACCTGGAACTGGCAGGATCTCTTATCTCAAATTCACAATCATCAACATCATACCCACATATTATGACATAGTGTCCTGCAAAGGGGGAATACAATCACAACACTTTAGTGGTAAATGTTTGCGTTTGCAATGTGTTTTGTCATATATATAGTTGTTTATATGTGGGAAAAAGGAAAACATGGAGATTTGAACTCCGTATTTCTACCAGACAAGAAAAACAAGACGTGGCATGTGAACTGTATTGTACACATGTTCATTAGTTATTTAGCTACCAttgcaaaaaacaaaacaaaacaatgCTAGCTTCTTTTGCTGCATAAATGTGTGTTATCTAGAATTAAACTACTGAAGCTGCTTGTTGGTCATCAATAATTCTGCAGTGCTACAATACGATGGGATGGAACATCCATGCTGCTTGTAATATAAGATAAGAAAATAATGAAAACCCACCGAAACGCGTATCAATCGCCTCACAAGAACATGGAAATTGCACAATGCGACTTACCCATGTAGTCAGGCTCATCGTTGTGCTGTTGTACATCATGATCACTCATGCAAGGCAAACTGCATTCAAGATTACGGTTATCATTATGTTCTGTCAGTACCTCAACTTTCATAACCACAACAATATAGGACCACTTGTTTTCAGTTGAAAACCAAATGATTTTGCACCTAAGTAACCTAAATAATAGGCTGTTTATTTGTAGTACATGCACACATGGATGGACAGATGTATGTCATATGAAACAAAAAAATCACCCAAAGTAAATTTTAACTGCAGACTGTTCTCATATACTATCTCCACTGCTGCTTCAACAGAGATGACACTCTTGAAAAGCTGGGAGCAGAGCAACCAGTATATAGTTGAGCTTTTCAACTACCAATGCTTCTGTCACACAAGTACACAACACACTTGAAAGTTGAAATAACGATAGGCTAACAGTCACCAAATTTAAAACCAAATTCAACTTTGTTTCTATGAAATTTTTAGTTCATGGAGAAAGAGTGAATCAAAAGTAGCTAGATATCACTCTAGTAACAGCAACATGAAAGCGCTCACTTTAGCTTCGATTTGTCCACTAAAGCAATAGCAATGCAGTGCCCGGATAACAGTAGAAAAGCAATGTCGTATGCGGTGATGGACCTGCACTGTGAGAAGCCATAAATAGGGGGGGGGAAAGTTAGCTTGGAAAACCAATAGGTGAAGTACATGTAATGCAGAATTTTCATGTTGCTATCTGTTGTGAGCATACTTGAATACTAATTCCAGCATCGAGCGCCTTCCCAAATAGCTCGTCCACTCGATCGATGTcttcttgcaattgctcctatGTAATGACCATTTTTAGAACATTATTGATGAGAACTTCAGAAGCCTCGTGCAGTAGAAGTTTGTCAGAACAAGTACCCTATAAAAGGATCCAGCAGAATATTGTGGATTTGCTCCAAGGGTCACGGTACAGAAAGAAAAGTTGACTGAAAACTTGTTTAACAGATATGCTAAGTCAACCGTCCAAATGCTGCAAACAGAAGTGTTAAAGGGCATTAGTTTTCCAAACAAAAAATGGAACCTGCGTTCTTTAAGTATACCTGCATTTGTTTTGGATGAAGCCACTATTGCATTTTTCTGAACTTATGACTACTCTGACCAAATATTCTCTTATGATCATTGAACAACAGTCATTTAGCTTTGTACTACTACTTTCCTTTTTTTGTTCCTTCTACTTTCTGGATGTGCCATGCTTAGGGCCACAAAATCAAGGTGACGATCATTTCTTTAGTTCTACTGTACAGCTAATTGTACTTAAAATTGTGAAGTTCCAGTCCTAGAGAGAACCTCGTGGTGCGGCAAAGCCTCTCGAGATCGGCAATGTCGTCGCAGCAATCAATCCCTAGCGTCCTGAGCACCATGAGCACGCAAGCGAGGCCGTAGTCCCAGGTGAAGGCCTGCTGCACATGCGGAACCTGCCAGCATGAGAAGTCCATGACAGGAGCCAAATTTTGTCAAGCAAACAGATTTACACTATTTACCTCATCCTAGTCTCCAAATGGATGTTACACTAAGGCCAGATTTACAAATATCCTTTTCTTTATTGTATGAAGGAAAAAATACATACCTTATCGACTCTTATGAGAGTTGTCAATAAGAGAGCATCTGCTCTGTAAGTTGATTGCTGCATAAAAAACGCTACATGCTTAGAATACCAAAATTCAGAACTATGACTTACGATTGGTGCAAGAAAACCACCGAACACCATTTTTACAAGGAGAGATCCTCATCTACCTCAGCCCCTAGGCCTTGAGATTGACCGTTGTCCCCAGCGTGCCCAATCCAAAGTGCTCGGTTTGGCATCCGTTCACCCTACCACCCACAATCACCGTTGTCCCCAGCGTGCCCAATCCAAAGTGTTCGGTTTGGCATCCGTTCACCCTACCACCCACAATCACCAGTGTCCCCAGCGTGCCCAATACAAAGTGCTCGGTTTGGCATTCGTTCACCCTACCGCCCACAATCACCCAAATGACCAATGTTCTGCACGCCCCTCTAATCAGGGACATGATGATAACTTAAAAAGATCTACCAAATTTTTTTAAAAGGCTAAATATTAATACCAAAATGAAGTATAACACAACATAGATAAAAAACAGATCGATCAACAATACAGCTATTGGAGACAACCCAAGCTGTGATGCATAATTCTAGTACATTCCAAGGAAAATTGAGATAAGCTACTATTGGTGTAATTCGATTGTTCAAGTACAAGGAACTCTTGGAGTATGAGAAATATAGCGGCAAAAGAACAAAAAGGTCAACGAAATCTTTGCATACAAGTAAAACAATTAATTAATGGTGAAAGATCAAAACAAACAATAAGCATGATGAGGTAGTGACCTTACATACCGGAACATGGATTTTTGTCTCCCTAAGTACTGGTTTGTAGTTCTCAGGTGTCTTATATCCCGGATTCAAACAGAGTATTTCACCTACAGATAATATGCACCACAGTTAAGCCAACAGATTCCTTTGGAGACTAAATAAAGATATTTAACAAGGCCAACAGCAATTAACAAGAACTTCACATATTTATTTTCAAGCAACTACATGCAGTGTCAAACAAGATACTACTCAATAAAGGAACCTCATGGCCCCATTAGCACCAAGATGAAGGAAGCAGCTCCGCCACATTATCAATTATAAGCTTGTAGAAAAGCCTCTCGATTGTCGTCCGTCTCCTGAAAACATGAGGTTTTAAGCACAATCATTCGACCAACCATTCATTCTAAATGAACATCTCATATCAATTATGTTGGCCATCACAAGCTTTCGTATAAGAGTAGAAAGGATAAATTGGGACGACCTGAAGGTTCATAATGGCTGTGGTCTGGTACTGTCGCAGGGTGTTCATGAACTTTTTAATCTACATATACATTAAAGTGATCTTCAGTAAGTATAAAAAGAAAGAAAGGTCAGCACAAGAACATGTATTGTTTAAAGTGCCCCATACTTGTGACATAAAGGAGAACAATGAGTTGGGGGGTAGCATGAGGGGAGTACATGTTGTTGTGCCCTATTTCCTTGAATTTGGCATCCAAATAGTCCTACAATAATTTGCCAACAAAATATTCAGACATCGTTGATGAAACACTTAAAAGTATCCTAGAATAAGAGGAGCATTCAAATGTAAAGCTAAATAGTAAGTCAAATGGCATGTTCAATTAAAAACAGGTTAAAATTCTCTGTAAACCAAGTAACGCACATTTTAAATTCATGCAAACAAATAGTGGAGGCGTGGAGCTATTTTAGTTCAGGACTCTGAAACAGATGTTCGTAGACATGTCGAATTTAATTGAGTattcaaataaaataaaataagatGGCATAAGAAGGGAAACAAAATACCTTTTCAACGCATCGATGCCTTTTGCTTCCTCTCCAAAGCAACCAAACCTCCATACCATAATCACAGTCAGTCAAATATGCAAgaagcctctccagactacatcaACAGCGGTGTGTGTGGTCGACGAGATCTTGGCCAGCGTGGCGCTGGTGCTTCTGGAAGTCATGCTGCAACGGCGCCCGGCAACCTTCCAACAGGTACTATAACTGATAGAGGTTTGCTGGTATTATTATGGTTTTTTTACCTAACAAGCCCTACCAGTCCCTCAAATTTCGCTACTAAAAACATGTTTAAAGAACTGCATTGCGTGGTCAACTTCTGATGTTATAATGTTCTACCGAATTAAAACTATGCAATACAAATAGCGTCCACAAGGGTATCTGAGATTTCGTGGTCAAAAACAAAATGAATCAGGAGCTAACTATCCCTAACCAATCGTCTATTCTGCTAAGTCGTTACCATTGTGCCACCTCTTTGCAAGGCAATCACAGATCTAACAAGGTTGAGCAGACAAGAAGAACTGGAGCTACCTTTCCACGAAGCGAGGCTTCTTATGCGGTTGTGAATGAACCTGCAGCACAAGGCGACGACGATGGCCAACGCTAGCTCTGCGCTCCAGTACGGACTTCACAGCAGTGACACCACCTGCACATACCCTTTGTCCTCGAGCACCGCCCTTGGATCCAGCCTTGCCTACACCGGAGAAGTGCATATCGCCGCCCACCTTGTTAGCTTCACAGAGAACGCGAGAGGAATACCAACTGCCTTGTACGGGGAGCCGGCAACCACGGGCGAGAGTCCTCACCAGAGTTGGGGGAGAGGATGGGGGAGATCCGGGTCGAGGCCGAGGCTCAGACCCCGTCCCCGGCAAGTTCATCTCGCCAAGCGTGGGATCTGGGCGCTGGTACATGGAGCAACCTCGAGGTTGGACTCGCCCATGGCGCGGAGGAGCTCGTTGTGGCGGGAGGCCAGAAAGGCCACGAGCGTGGGGAGCGGGTGCGAGGAGATGGCGAGCACCAGCGCCTGCACGGCGGGGGAGACGAAGGAGTGCGGCGGCGTCGGCGTCTGGTGCGACCGCCGCGGCGCGGGGGTGGGCGCGATGAGGTGGAGTAGGAGCGAGTCGAGCGGGACCGAGGAGCGGTTGCCAGCGCGCGGAGGACAGGGGCGCACACGTCGTCGTTCGATACTATGTAGATGGCCTTCCCGCCCGCGGCGTCCGTCTCTACGCACACGTCGTCGTCCTCGCCATCCTCCACCGCCACTGCAGCGTCCTCGGGCCGCGACGTCTTGGTCACCGACGTCGCCGAGGACGAGGAGAGCGCGCTTTCCAGCACAGGCCGGCGGTTCGACCGCAGCGCCCGCGAGCGGGACCACCGATTGAGTTGCGGGCTAGCGCGCAGCGCGAGGGACGAGGCGACCTCATCTGGGCGTGGTGGCGGCGGGGCACCGTCAGACTAAGACTGGCCTGGCCTCTCGACGGCGGGGGTGAGAGCTGGGGAGGAATCAGGTGCGCAGGACAGGGGGCGAGGCGGCGACCAGAGGGGCACGGCTAGATCGTGGACAGGGAAAGGGCGCGTACGGCTGGATGACATAGGCAATAGAAATGGACGGTCCAGATAGATGtgaggcagaacggcagaacaaggggaggcagactactattgcttacttaataagtagtacagATTATTTGGGCCAATAAACTTAGTTTTTGGTGTTATCGCATGTCCAAATAGTTTTGACCCACTTCACGTATATTTTGGGAGTTTAGGGTTTCAAATGACACAATCATAGAAGTATAGAGAAAGATTGTGCATGTTAAGAGTATAGGGACGATACAACTTCATAAGATTAGAAATCTAGATATGCACTTtaaaagtttagggaccaaaataATACACCGCTAAAAGTCTAGACATCGACAGTAGATTTTGCTCTTCTTCATATATGGGCGGAGGGGTGTGTGGCATTTGCTCGTGTCCATGTGGCATGAAgggcatatatatatatgatacaAATATTACATGTGTGTATTAGAATTTAATGTATAACTTTAAAAGAGCTATGGTTCCATTTTTATGAGTTTGGGTATTCAGTATCTGATTCGTATCTGATTTATATTCGTATCTATATACTCAAAGTTGAGTATGTAAAATATTGATATTTATTTAAATCTTATCCAAAATATTATCCAAAATAACTCAATAATTTCAATAACATTTATATTCGAAGAGAAAATATAAAAACAAATATGATAAAAGTAATATCTATCCATATTTACAAGCGTTTTTAAGAGTAGTTTTTTTACCTTTCACCCGGTAACGAAATATTCATATTTCACTAACACCTATCCGTACGACCGTACCCTGTTCCGGGACTTTCTGGCGGGTGCCACCGGGAGGTGACGCGGCAGGCTCGGTCCGGGTCGCTTGGACAGCTCTCGATGGCAATTGAAGCGGGCCATGTTTAGGACTCCTTGTGCTTCATAAAATTTAGTAAAACTGATGAAATATAACGTTAGGAGCTTTAGAAAATCGGAAAGCAAGTTATAAACTTTTAGAAGACATTTAAATAGGTTATTTTATTTCTTGTTTAGAGTAAAAAATATTTTTTAAAACAAGTTAAATTTGATTATAAACAACAACTTTATGTTGAAGTTGGAATAGTAGAAACAGTGCAAAGACCCTTTAAATTAAGGGGCAGAGCTCCCACAACTTCGCTATCAACGAGAATCACTACCGCAGAGCCAAACTGTAAAAATCTGAACTGCTCCATGGTAAAAGTAGAGTAAATCTAGTCACTATTTCATACTGAAAGTGGAAACCAAAAAACCTACTTACCACCTCTCCCAACCTACTCAGAAATCAGTTCACAATCTATTTGTAAAACAATTTTCGTCAAATAAATTCACTTTTGATAGAGAATCACTCTATTAAAGAATCAACTCTCAAAGTTGAGAAACATAGAACAGAGCTTCACGAGAGAAAGAAGGTGCATGACGAGCTGTTGCTGTTCAATTTCTTGAACAAGTAGTACTGTTGCTGTTCAATTTCTTGAACAAGTACTAGCTACATATTATCATTACAGGAAACAGTAACCTTTTGGCACCGAAAATCACAACAAATGGCAAGGAGAATATATGATTCCAAACAACATATCAAATTCTCACATAAACTGGAACAGGTCGCTTGTAACAATTACCAAGAG is a genomic window of Zea mays cultivar B73 chromosome 5, Zm-B73-REFERENCE-NAM-5.0, whole genome shotgun sequence containing:
- the LOC103628220 gene encoding uncharacterized protein codes for the protein MGESNLEVAPCEILCLNPGYKTPENYKPVLRETKIHVPQSTYRADALLLTTLIRVDKVPHVQQAFTWDYGLACVLMVLRTLGIDCCDDIADLERLCRTTSIWTVDLAYLLNKFSVNFSFCTVTLGANPQYSAGSFYREQLQEDIDRVDELFGKALDAGISIQCRSITAYDIAFLLLSGHCIAIALVDKSKLNLPCMSDHDVQQHNDEPDYMGHYVIICGYDVDDCEFEIRDPARKYVLGIQDTITTLEMGAVEILIVWENLDVRRYELKNSVTGETVVKYLNPAQEVDQSNFTDEATFGDLEVIDNTQLLEWFVENYHQFDCTLEFVTNKSQEGSQFCRGFGGIGGILRYPADVSAY